A single region of the Triplophysa dalaica isolate WHDGS20190420 chromosome 15, ASM1584641v1, whole genome shotgun sequence genome encodes:
- the kcnk17 gene encoding potassium channel subfamily K member 17 produces the protein MLPIFQGKLCQFLGKARFPSILLLGCLYIAYVLIGGLVFWKLEGGNVILQIEILKEKRTKLLEKYSCLGQNGLRELAEMIKSASVSGLSPDTNNITDGFWKFTSSSVFAATVVTTIGYGNIIPLTAAGQIFCVLFAIFGIPLNIVILNKVGKYMLAIEKRFCTFLEKKIDRGKCVRISFHSISFLLSAFLYFVVPMLLFKEYEGWTYSEAIYYCFITLSTVGFGDYVADNNSAIEYPEWYGCLLAAWIFFGLAWLALLINHCIDLLESLNVYLGRRKKEQNEQAAEEVKGQTEKEPQVQET, from the exons ATGTTGCCCATATTTCAGGGGAAGTTATGCCAGTTTCTTGGTAAAGCTCGGTTCCCTTCTATTCTGCTTCTTGGATGTCTTTATATAGCATATGTCCTTATTGGAGGGCTTGTTTTTTGGAAACTCGAAGGCGGGAATGTGATTCTACAGATTGAGATCCTCAAGGAGAAGAGAACGAAACTGCTCGAGAAATACTCTTGTTTGGGTCAGAATGGCCTTCGAGAGCTAGCAGAG ATGATTAAATCAGCTTCCGTAAGTGGGTTGAGTCCAGACACCAACAACATAACTGATGGTTTTTGGAAATTTACCAGCTCATCTGTGTTTGCAGCTACGGTGGTCACAACTATTG GCTATGGGAATATAATTCCACTAACAGCAGCTGGTCAGatcttttgtgtgttgtttgcTATTTTTGGCATTCCCCTAAACATAGTGATCTTAAACAAAGTTGGAAAGTACATGTTGGCTATTGAGAAAAGGTTTTGCACCTTTCTGGAGAAAAAGATTGATAGAGGG AAATGTGTGCGAATATCCTTCCACAGCATATCCTTTCTGTTATCAGCATTCCTGTACTTTGTGGTGCCTATGCTACTATTTAAAGAGTACGAGGGATGGACGTATTCTGAAGCCATTTACTACTGCTTCATAACACTCAGCACCGTTGGATTTGGGGATTATGTGGCAG ATAACAACTCAGCAATAGAATACCCAGAGTGGTACGGTTGTCTGCTAGCAGCCTGGATATTCTTTGGCCTGGCGTGGCTTGCACTTCTGATCAATCACTGCATTGATTTACTAGAGagtttgaatgtttatttaggAAGGCGTAAGAAAGAACAGAATGAACAAGCAGCGGAGGAGGTCAAAGGACAGACAGAAAAAGAACCACAGGTGCAAGAAACATAA
- the LOC130436771 gene encoding potassium channel subfamily K member 16-like: protein MAPLTGLRIRWTALVIFTHSGYLLLGATIFQLLEQEAESKNRDQFQLEKLKFLTNYSCLDGPALERFVKVIVEAWESRVDPSGNSTNPSNWDFSSSFFFAGTVVTTIGYGNLSPCTVWGKVFCVFYALCGIPLNLAFLNLLSKFIHFNLGLLKRGIFLVVPHKFIEVLAVTLFLVIGSVLLLVIPPLMFSYVEGWSYGEGFYFAFITLSSIGFGDYVVGMYQ, encoded by the exons ATGGCTCCGCTCACAGGACTAAGGATCAGATGGACTGCTCTTGTCATTTTCACCCACTCTGGTTACTTACTGTTGGGAGCCACCATTTTTCAGCTGCTGGAGCAGGAGGCTGAGAGCAAAAATCGTGATCAATTTCAACtggaaaaattaaaattcttgaCCAATTATTCCTGTTTGGATGGGCCAGCACTTGAGAGGTTTGTAAAG GTGATAGTCGAGGCCTGGGAAAGCAGAGTAGATCCTTCAGGAAATTCTACCAACCCCAGCAACTGGGACTTTAGCAGTTCATTCTTCTTTGCTGGGACAGTTGTCACCACAATTG GTTATGGAAACCTTTCCCCTTGTACAGTATGGGGGAAGGTGTTCTGTgtcttttatgctctgtgtggCATCCCCCTTAACCTGGCCTTTCTCAACCTGCTCAGCAAGTTCATCCACTTTAATTTGGGTCTACTTAAGCGTGGCATATTCTTAGTGGTCCCACATAAG TTTATAGAGGTACTCGCAGTGACTTTGTTCCTCGTGATTGGCAGCGTTCTTCTATTGGTCATTCCTCCTTTAATGTTCAGCTATGTAGAAGGCTGGTCATATGGAGAAGGCTTTTACTTTGCCTTTATAACATTGAGCTCTATTGGGTTTGGAGACTATGTTGTTGGTATGTAtcagtaa